One genomic region from Cryptococcus deuterogattii R265 chromosome 7, complete sequence encodes:
- a CDS encoding pre-rRNA-processing protein TSR2, whose product MADATSPTIVLFARGTLAILDLWPALTIAVSEQWGGSESAEKKTWIASTLIDEFESRATYLPIPVSDSSAPSVVGPDVDPADANDPPLDQDDIIDLLTQIMEDEFEARLEDGSIEAVASDIIRLWKDLLTEEKPEIIVEALERKANEVKRTGVQVSKGAQDEDDSSSGEEGDEMEVDGDEAPQLVAREERREKQEPVVDDDGFTLVQKGGRRR is encoded by the coding sequence ATGGCCGATGCCACATCCCCAACCATTGTTCTTTTCGCTCGAGGCACTCTGGCCATTCTAGACTTGTGGCCAGCCCTCACCATTGCCGTTTCAGAACAATGGGGCGGATCAGAGTCtgcagaaaagaagaccTGGATTGCTTCCACCCTTATTGACGAGTTCGAATCTCGTGCAACCTACCTCCCTATTCCCGTTTCCGACTCCTCTGCTCCATCGGTTGTTGGTCCTGACGTCGACCCTGCCGATGCTAATGACCCTCCACTAGACCAGGACGACATCATCGACCTTCTTACCCAAATtatggaagatgaatttGAGGCTCGTCTTGAAGACGGTTCAATCGAGGCTGTGGCTTCTGACATTATTCGTTTGTGGAAGGATCTCCTTACTGAAGAGAAGCCTGAAATCATTGTCGAGGCACTTGAGAGAAAAGCAAATGAAGTGAAAAGAACTGGCGTGCAGGTTTCCAAGGGAGCtcaagacgaagatgactcGTCcagtggagaggagggcgaCGAGATGGAGGTCGACGGAGACGAGGCACCACAATTGGTCGccagggaggagaggagagagaaacagGAGCCTgtggtagatgatgatgggttCACATTGGTGCagaaaggagggagaagacggTAA
- a CDS encoding STE/STE20/YSK protein kinase: protein MSTYSQNNPNNPHADPELFYVRQNRIGKGSFGEVYQGYDKRTSLPVAIKIIDLESAEDEIDDIQQEIQILSQLDSEFVTRYHESFLKGSHLWIIMEYCSGGSCSDLMKAGVFREEYIAILSRELLRGLEYLHEEGKLHRDIKAANVLLTANGEVKLADFGVSGQLTATMTKKNTFVGTPYWMSPEVIKQSGYDHKADIWSLGITCIEMAMGEPPYADLHPMKVLFLIPKNPPPQLDDRFSRPFRDFVSLCLQRDPRNRPTAKELLKHKFIKTAKKASYLTELIENYEKWKAEEGAKPADDGVSGMSQEPAYGPAADALWDFGTVRNNLPGTVSRNTGRPLPPANGSVNDPFNSHMSIHSTAPTRTKAEEFLPPSLSGRALPTTPSRVTATSAYVDSPGRSQDNSTPTGTRNDGQPMYSTVRGTVVPPPASVPVPSQSQPPHRHHNEQLEENDDDAMLEGVIIPALSNLATRVPNDHARVTLDRLRDAFIEAERSIPGVTSAFVLEIVENVEQIEEH from the exons ATG TCCACTTATTCACAAAACAACCCCAATAATCCTCATGCCGACCCTGAGCTCTTCTATGTCCGTCAAAACCGCATTG GTAAGGGAAGTTTCGGAGAGGTCTACCAAGG TTATGATAAGCGAACGTCTTTGCCAGTGGCCATAAAAATTATCGATCTAGAGAGCGccgaggatgagattgacgATATCCAACAAGAAATTCAGATCCTCAGCCAGCTGGATAGCGAGTTTGTGACGAGGTATCATGAGTCCTTCTTGAAAGGCTCACATCTCTGGATTATTATGGAATACTGTTCAGGAGGCTCTTGCTCTGACTTG ATGAAGGCTGGTGTTTTCAGAGAAGAATACATCGCAATCTTGTCCCGTGAGCTCCTGAGAGGATTGGAGTATCTGcacgaagaagggaaacTCCACCGAGACATCAAGG CTGCCAACGTCCTTCTCACTGCCAACGGTGAAGTCAAGCTCGCAGACTTTGGGGTTTCTGGTCAACTGACGGCCACAATGACTAAGAAG AACACATTCGTTGGAACGCCTTATTGGATGTCACCGGAAGTAATTAAGCAGTCTGGGTACGATCACAAAGCGGACATTTGGAGTCTTG GTATTACCTGCATTGAAATGGCCATGGGTGAACCTCCTTATGCCGACCTGCATCCCATGAAAGTCTTATTCCTGATTCCTAAGAATCCTCCTCCGCAATTGGACGATCGTTTTTCCCGCCCTTTCCGTGATTTTGTGTCCCTCTGTCTGCAGCGTGATCCTCGCAAT CGTCCTACTGCCAAAGAGTTGTTGAAGCACAAATTCATCAAAACTGCGAAAAAAGCTTCATATCTTACTGAGCTAATAGAAAATTACGAAAAGTGgaaggctgaagaaggggcaAAACCCGCAGACGATGGTGTCAGTGGAATGTCACAAGA ACCCGCTTATGGGCCCGCAGCAGATGCGCTTTGGGACT TTGGGACTGTCCGCAATAACTTACCTGGAACCGTTTCCCGTAACACCGGCcgccctcttccacccGCGAACGGTAGCGTTAATGACCCTTTTAATTCTCATATGTCCATTCATTCTACCGCGCCTACTCGCACCAAAGCAGAGGaatttcttccaccatcgCTGAGTGGTCGAGCGCTCCCTACTACCCCATCACGTGTTACCGCAACATCTGCATATGTGGATTCTCCTGGTCGCTCTCAAGATAATTCGACTCCGACTGGGACGAGGAATGATGGGCAACCTATGTACTCTACTGTCAGAGGGACAGTggttcctcctcctgcttcaGTTCCTGTGCCGTCGCAATCGCAACCTCCCCATCGGCATCACAATGAGCagttggaagagaatgacgatgatgcaATGCTTGAAGGTGTTATCATTCCTGCTCTCAGCAAT CTTGCAACTCGTGTACCGAATGACCATGCCCGGGTGACCCTGGATCGCCTACGCGACGCCTTCATTGAAGCCGAGAGGTCTATCCCGGGTGTCACCTCTGCGTTTGTATTGGAAATCGTTGAGAATGTGGAACAAATCGAAGAGCATTAA